One genomic segment of Planktothrix serta PCC 8927 includes these proteins:
- the vapC gene encoding type II toxin-antitoxin system VapC family toxin → MNVLVDSSVWSLALRRNTTNDAIVIVNVLRDLIVDGRVVLLGAIRQEVLSGVRYKEQFVRLQEYLRAFPDLELTTEDYELAAEFFNTCRTKGVQGSNTDFLLCAVAHRRGYSIFTTDKDFENFRSHIPVILL, encoded by the coding sequence ATGAATGTTCTTGTTGATAGTTCCGTTTGGTCGCTGGCATTGCGGCGGAACACAACAAATGATGCGATCGTGATCGTTAATGTTCTGCGCGATTTGATTGTAGATGGACGAGTTGTTTTACTAGGGGCTATTCGTCAGGAGGTGCTTTCTGGGGTGCGCTATAAGGAACAGTTTGTTCGTTTGCAAGAGTATCTTCGAGCTTTTCCTGATTTAGAGCTAACAACTGAAGATTATGAGTTAGCCGCAGAGTTTTTCAATACCTGTCGCACTAAAGGCGTTCAGGGTTCAAATACTGATTTTCTGCTATGTGCCGTTGCTCATCGTCGCGGCTACAGCATTTTCACTACTGATAAAGATTTTGAGAATTTCCGATCGCACATTCCTGTCATATTGCTATGA
- a CDS encoding DUF5615 family PIN-like protein yields MGLRLFIDQCVPKSIISILRDTEHEVFVLGDYIPIESPDIIVIAKAQELNAILVSLNGDFADIVTYPPSSYQGIISIQLRNHPEIIPQLMARLTEYLSLHDSEEHYRGKLLLVEVYRIRIRE; encoded by the coding sequence ATGGGTTTAAGATTGTTCATCGATCAATGTGTTCCTAAGTCTATTATTTCAATCCTTCGTGATACCGAACATGAAGTTTTTGTATTGGGAGATTACATTCCAATTGAATCTCCAGATATTATTGTCATTGCCAAAGCTCAGGAATTAAATGCCATACTTGTTTCTCTCAATGGAGACTTCGCAGATATTGTGACTTATCCGCCAAGTTCATATCAAGGAATCATTTCTATTCAACTGAGAAATCACCCGGAAATTATTCCTCAGTTGATGGCAAGGCTAACAGAATACTTATCATTGCACGATAGTGAGGAGCATTATCGAGGTAAATTACTACTGGTAGAAGTTTACAGAATTCGCATTCGAGAGTAA
- a CDS encoding type II toxin-antitoxin system VapB family antitoxin, protein MVTTLEIDKTLLQEALDLSNHSTPTTLIEAALREYIQRRKQLKILELFGAIDYDEDYNYKQQRQTL, encoded by the coding sequence ATGGTAACTACGCTCGAAATTGACAAAACTCTTCTTCAAGAAGCTCTTGATTTGAGTAACCATTCAACACCTACTACATTAATTGAAGCAGCTTTACGCGAGTATATTCAACGTCGTAAACAACTAAAAATATTGGAATTGTTTGGTGCTATTGACTACGATGAAGATTATAACTACAAGCAACAGCGACAAACCTTATGA
- a CDS encoding DUF433 domain-containing protein, with protein MPVNWREHIVSTPDVLRGKPRIKGTRIPVSLILGYLASNNTVEQIMDEFPDIVKEQIAACLDYARDLSDFETVA; from the coding sequence ATGCCTGTAAACTGGAGAGAACATATCGTTAGTACCCCCGATGTACTGCGAGGTAAACCAAGAATCAAAGGAACTAGAATTCCCGTTAGTCTGATTTTAGGATATTTAGCATCAAATAACACTGTCGAACAAATCATGGACGAGTTTCCAGATATTGTCAAAGAACAGATAGCTGCTTGTCTTGATTATGCTCGTGATTTATCAGATTTTGAAACAGTTGCCTAA
- a CDS encoding type II toxin-antitoxin system RelE/ParE family toxin: MKIKWLRRALRNLEIVYTYISSDDADAARQTIVRIKDTVNQLAQYPFMGRYGRVEGTRELVIANTPYLVIYRVKEETVQIIRVLHASRKYPE; encoded by the coding sequence ATGAAAATTAAGTGGCTGCGAAGGGCGCTGCGAAATCTGGAGATAGTGTACACATATATTTCTTCTGACGATGCAGACGCAGCAAGGCAAACAATTGTGAGGATTAAGGATACTGTGAATCAATTAGCACAATATCCATTTATGGGAAGATATGGTCGTGTAGAAGGTACTAGAGAACTTGTCATTGCTAATACACCTTATCTTGTCATTTACCGAGTAAAAGAGGAAACTGTACAAATCATTCGGGTTCTTCATGCTTCCAGAAAATATCCAGAATGA
- a CDS encoding CopG family ribbon-helix-helix protein, translating to MNKENMMLTLDSEKKAAISAIATLMERDFSDVVNEAIDSYLDINQWLGSEIERGIGEAEANDFASDEEVQGVFAKLINEN from the coding sequence ATGAACAAAGAAAACATGATGCTAACATTGGATAGCGAGAAAAAAGCTGCAATTTCTGCGATCGCTACCTTAATGGAAAGGGATTTCAGCGACGTAGTTAATGAGGCGATTGACAGCTATCTGGACATTAATCAATGGCTAGGTTCAGAGATCGAGAGAGGTATTGGTGAAGCAGAAGCAAATGACTTTGCCAGCGATGAAGAAGTTCAAGGTGTTTTTGCTAAGTTAATCAATGAAAATTAA